One Deltaproteobacteria bacterium genomic window carries:
- a CDS encoding BrnT family toxin, producing the protein MSEIQFAWDAAKAAENIKNHGVSFEEAQTVFYDNFATEFYDDKHSEWEDRFLLLGLSSHLRLAMVCHCYRESESVIRIISARKATAKECKYYRR; encoded by the coding sequence ATGTCAGAAATTCAATTTGCGTGGGATGCAGCAAAGGCCGCGGAGAACATAAAGAATCACGGCGTGTCGTTTGAGGAGGCGCAGACCGTTTTCTATGACAATTTTGCGACGGAGTTCTACGATGACAAACACTCGGAATGGGAAGATAGATTTCTTTTGCTCGGTCTTAGTTCCCATCTTCGGCTCGCGATGGTTTGCCACTGCTATCGTGAAAGCGAATCGGTGATCCGGATTATTTCAGCCCGAAAGGCCACGGCAAAGGAATGCAAGTATTATAGGAGATAG
- a CDS encoding BrnA antitoxin family protein, with the protein MKEEYDLSKLKSRPNPYAKRLKKQVTLRMSPDVVDYFKMMAEETNIPYQSLINLYLIDCSASKRKLDMQWRDLPGTSN; encoded by the coding sequence ATGAAAGAGGAATACGATCTGTCTAAGTTGAAGTCCCGGCCGAATCCCTATGCAAAGAGGCTCAAGAAACAGGTTACCCTCAGGATGAGCCCGGACGTGGTTGACTACTTCAAGATGATGGCGGAGGAAACAAACATACCATACCAGAGCCTTATCAACCTTTACCTAATAGATTGCTCTGCCTCCAAACGAAAGCTCGACATGCAATGGAGGGATTTACCGGGGACATCCAATTAA